In Serinicoccus marinus DSM 15273, the genomic stretch AAGTGCCGTGGTTGACGCGAGCAAGACGACTCGCGATTCGGCCAACCGGGCACGAATGTATCATCTAGCGGGATACGACGTACAGCTTTATCTCCCGCAACGTCGTGTCTATGAGGTAATAAAGTCTGTGCGCGCGGCTAGGAAAAGGCGGGCTGTAGACAGTTGGTTTACGAGTGGAAGGGTAATTTGGGGATTATTTTCGTCGCGCATGGCTGCACATATCCTTGCCAAAAAAGTAGGTAAGCCCGTAGGCTATATCGACATGAATGGGATCGTACTTGACTTCGCAGACGGCTCCGGGTCCATACATTCGTTGCATGGCAATCGGATGATAGCGAAAGGGTGAATAGGGTGTTACGTGTTCTTCATGTGGCTACCGAACGCTTGCGCCCCGGCTCCGCCGCCGAAGTCCATTTTAAGGCGATCGCAGAGGGTGTTTCGGAGCAAGGTACTGCTTGGACAAGGCGATCGACCAGCGCCACGCGGTGGCCCGCCCTTAGGCTCGTTGCGGCCCAATTGGTCCACCTGAGGCGAGCCATATGGTCGGACGTGTGTTATGTGCGTTGGCATCCTCTCGACGTATGGTTACTCGCCTGTCGTTGGATCTTGCGTGTGCCCTATGTGTTGGAAGTTAACGGCACTCAAGAGGACCTGTATATCAGTCATTCAAGCCTGCGTCGTTTTAGCCGGCTGATGGACTCAATCGTGGCACTCCAGATTCGTGAGGCCGCGGCGGTAGTTGCTGTCTCGCCGGGGCTACGGGACTGGGCGCGAGGGATAAAAGGGAGACGAAAAGAACCAGTCGGGTGGGCGCCAAATGGGGCCGTAGTTACGGTTGCGCCGACGGAAATGGTTCATCCCCCTTATGTTGTTTATGTGGGGGAACTTGCGCCCTGGCAGGGGCTTGAACTGCTACTGGCTGCTAAAGAAAGTTCATGCTGGCCGGAGGGCGTGGCGCTGCATGTTGCTGGCTCGGGACAGATGGAGCCTCTGCTACGTGAAGCGGCGTCCCAGGGGCAAGTCGTGTGGCATGGGAGACTGCCGCGTGAGGATGCGCTAGGTCTGCTATCGCGGGCTGCGGTGAGTGTAAGTCCACAATCAAAACAGTTTGATCGCAATTTGCATATGGGGCGCCCGTTGAAGATAGCCGAATCGCTGCTGCTGGGTGTTCCAGTTGTGCTGACGGACTTCGGTGCGGATAGCCGCCTAGTTGCTTCGCTGCCTGGGTGTCGCTTGTTAACAGAAGAGGACCCGGACTTGTTGGCAGTGAATATTGCTGCAGTCCTAGACGGAGCCACGCCAGGGCAGCGTGCAGCGTTGGCTAGCGAGGCGGGCGAAGTGGCGTCTTGGCATCCAGCGATCGAGCTGGCTTGGACTTTGATACGACAGGTCACGTCCCATTGAACAATGTGGAACTCTCACGCGTCGGGCGAACGGCGCCTCAGGGCCAACCTAGGCTGGAGGCGGCTGGGTGGTCTGTGTTTGTACTCACAGTTACCCAATGCCTAATGTGGTCGTCGGTTCGAGTTGCTGGCCTCGGGGTGGCGTTCCTGCTGGCGCTTTGGGGTGCTCGTGCGATCAGCCGTGGTCGGGTCCCCGTGGCTTTTGCATTGTTCGTCTTGTTGCTTTGTCTCAGCGTGCTCTGGTCCGCGAATCCAATACGTTCCCTGGCAGAAGCAGGCGGCTCACTTGCTCTTTGCATCGTTGCCTTGTTGATAGTGCAATCCGCCAATTCAGTTTTGCAGTTCCATCGAGGATCTAGTTTTGGACTCAGTGCTCTCGTGCTCGGGAGCGGGTTAGTTGAGCTCGTGGGATTTAGTGTTAGCGAGACCACATTCAGGGCTGCAACGGGCGTGTTTGTGAACCCAAACATATTGACTTTCGTGTGCGTTCTTGCGTTTGCGCTGTGGTTCCTGTGTCCAACCTCGCCCAACTGGGGCTATCTGCGAACGGGCACGCTCGTCGC encodes the following:
- a CDS encoding glycosyltransferase; translated protein: MATERLRPGSAAEVHFKAIAEGVSEQGTAWTRRSTSATRWPALRLVAAQLVHLRRAIWSDVCYVRWHPLDVWLLACRWILRVPYVLEVNGTQEDLYISHSSLRRFSRLMDSIVALQIREAAAVVAVSPGLRDWARGIKGRRKEPVGWAPNGAVVTVAPTEMVHPPYVVYVGELAPWQGLELLLAAKESSCWPEGVALHVAGSGQMEPLLREAASQGQVVWHGRLPREDALGLLSRAAVSVSPQSKQFDRNLHMGRPLKIAESLLLGVPVVLTDFGADSRLVASLPGCRLLTEEDPDLLAVNIAAVLDGATPGQRAALASEAGEVASWHPAIELAWTLIRQVTSH